In Nocardioides faecalis, the following proteins share a genomic window:
- a CDS encoding NADH-quinone oxidoreductase subunit M: MDSFPILSLLVWLPVAGAVAVALLPARVAKATGLGVAGATLVVAAVAALSYDTGGGRQLEEVHTWIEAFGVHYALGLDGLGLLLVLLTVLLVPVVLAAEWVKADDPGGAGAKTFVAWALALEGLSLAVFCATDVFLFYVVFEATLIPAYFLVGGFGRDGRGAAALKFLMFQLAGGLVLLAAVIGLYVVSADAGQPSYLLSDLEELSIGTEAGRWLFLGFFIAFAIKAPLFPLHTWLADTTEKATPGTGVLLVCILDKIGTFGMLRFCLGIFPEASQWATPLVITLALISVVYGALLAIGSDDLFRLIGLTSLSHFGLITLGIFTLSSQGGAGAILYMVNHGLGTAALFLVAGYLFDRRGTASIRELGGAEKTAPVLAGLFLVAGLATLGLPGLSPFVSEFLVLLAAFGYAWYVGAIAITAVVLSAIYVLWAYQRIMTGPDPAVLAEGGEEPHEPTGREPTGHEPTGHEPTGHEPAGSGATGTAVRTAPAAEQSVATTTTTRDLGVREVAAVAPLVAALVFFGFYPAPMLDVANPTVSDLLDQVGVSDEAPSVGPGDLAGHGDAEEGAH; this comes from the coding sequence ATGGACAGCTTCCCGATCCTGAGCCTGCTGGTCTGGCTGCCCGTCGCCGGGGCCGTCGCGGTGGCGTTGCTGCCGGCGCGCGTCGCGAAGGCCACCGGCCTCGGCGTCGCCGGCGCCACGCTCGTCGTCGCCGCCGTGGCGGCGCTCTCCTACGACACCGGTGGCGGGCGCCAGCTCGAGGAGGTGCACACCTGGATCGAGGCGTTCGGCGTGCACTACGCGCTGGGCCTCGACGGTCTCGGCCTGCTCCTGGTGCTGCTCACCGTGCTGCTGGTGCCGGTGGTGCTCGCCGCGGAGTGGGTCAAGGCCGACGACCCCGGCGGTGCCGGCGCCAAGACCTTCGTCGCCTGGGCGCTGGCGCTGGAGGGGCTGTCGCTGGCGGTCTTCTGCGCCACCGACGTGTTCTTGTTCTACGTCGTCTTCGAGGCCACCCTGATCCCCGCCTACTTCCTGGTCGGCGGCTTCGGCCGCGACGGCCGGGGCGCGGCGGCGCTGAAGTTCCTGATGTTCCAGCTCGCCGGCGGCCTGGTGCTGCTGGCCGCGGTGATCGGGCTCTACGTCGTCTCCGCCGACGCCGGCCAGCCGTCGTACCTGCTCTCGGACCTGGAGGAGCTCTCGATCGGCACCGAGGCCGGCCGCTGGCTGTTCCTCGGCTTCTTCATCGCCTTCGCGATCAAGGCGCCGCTGTTCCCGCTGCACACCTGGCTCGCCGACACCACCGAGAAGGCGACCCCGGGCACCGGGGTGCTGCTGGTGTGCATCCTGGACAAGATCGGCACCTTCGGGATGCTGCGGTTCTGCCTCGGGATCTTCCCCGAGGCCTCGCAGTGGGCCACGCCGCTGGTGATCACCCTGGCGCTGATCTCGGTCGTGTACGGCGCTCTGCTGGCCATCGGCTCCGACGACCTGTTCCGGCTGATCGGCCTGACCTCGCTGAGCCACTTCGGCCTGATCACCCTCGGCATCTTCACCCTGTCAAGCCAGGGCGGCGCCGGCGCGATCCTCTACATGGTCAACCACGGCCTGGGCACGGCAGCGCTGTTCCTGGTCGCCGGCTACCTCTTCGACCGCCGCGGCACCGCCTCCATCCGCGAGCTCGGCGGCGCGGAGAAGACGGCGCCGGTGCTGGCCGGGCTGTTCCTCGTCGCCGGCCTGGCCACCCTCGGGCTGCCCGGCCTGTCCCCGTTCGTCAGCGAGTTCCTGGTGCTGCTGGCCGCCTTCGGCTACGCCTGGTACGTCGGCGCGATCGCGATCACCGCCGTCGTGCTGTCGGCGATCTACGTGCTGTGGGCCTACCAGCGGATCATGACGGGGCCCGACCCGGCGGTGCTCGCCGAGGGCGGCGAGGAGCCGCACGAGCCGACCGGGCGCGAGCCGACCGGGCACGAGCCGACCGGGCACGAGCCGACCGGGCACGAGCCCGCCGGGTCCGGCGCGACCGGGACGGCCGTCCGCACCGCCCCGGCAGCCGAGCAGAGCGTCGCCACCACCACGACCACCCGCGACCTGGGGGTGCGGGAGGTGGCCGCGGTGGCCCCGCTGGTGGCGGCACTGGTGTTCTTCGGGTTCTACCCCGCGCCGATGCTGGACGTTGCCAACCCGACGGTGAGCGACCTGCTGGACCAGGTCGGGGTCAGCGACGAGGCGCCCAGCGTGGGGCCCGGTGACCTCGCCGGCCACGGCGACGCCGAGGAAGGGGCGCACTGA
- the nuoL gene encoding NADH-quinone oxidoreductase subunit L — protein sequence MNATTLLALSVSASDVPVVAPTDADGVLSLAWLVIALPLAGAAFLLLLGNRRTAAFGHWVGLATITGSFALSVAMFVALLGRDEGDRQVAEHLWTWIEAGSLDVGLDLLYDPLSALFLLLITGVGALIHLYSVGYMAHDPRRSRFFAYLNLFIAAMLMLVLAENYVGLFLGWEGVGLASYLLIGFWQHKPSAAAAAKKAFVINRVGDMGLGLAIFLMFVTFGTTSFSGVSELAPAASSTTLNWIGVLLLLGACGKSAQVPLQAWLLDAMEGPTPVSALIHAATMVTAGVYLVTRSSFIFEAAPTAQTAVVVVATVTLLWGAVIGCAKDDIKKALAGSTMSQIGYMMLGAGLGVAGYAFAIFHLITHGFFKANMFLGAGSVMHAMDDDVDMRHYGALSKALPVTFLTFAMGYLAIIGFPGFSGFWSKDKIIEVALVENPVVGVCALLGAGVTGFYMTRLMLMTWFTRKRWAPEAHPHESPATMTIPLVVLAALSVLGGLLLAGSWIVDWLTPVVGHAEHEEPPLPVIVITAITVAVVAAGVALAWFLVGRREVPRTAPSDVSFVTRAARADLYGDAINDAVVVRPGAALVRASVSADRTLVDGLFTGSATVLTGTGELLRRAQTGYVRSYALSILAGAVLLVLTLVAVNL from the coding sequence ATGAACGCAACCACCTTGCTCGCGCTGTCCGTGAGCGCCTCGGACGTGCCCGTGGTGGCGCCCACCGACGCCGACGGCGTGCTCAGCCTCGCCTGGCTGGTCATCGCCCTGCCGCTCGCGGGTGCAGCGTTCCTGCTGCTCCTGGGCAACCGCCGCACCGCGGCCTTCGGCCACTGGGTCGGCCTGGCGACCATCACCGGATCGTTCGCGCTGAGCGTCGCGATGTTCGTCGCGTTGCTGGGCCGCGACGAGGGCGACCGGCAGGTCGCCGAGCACCTGTGGACCTGGATCGAGGCCGGCAGCCTCGACGTGGGCCTGGACCTGCTCTACGACCCGCTCTCGGCGCTGTTCCTGCTGCTGATCACCGGCGTGGGTGCGCTGATCCACCTGTACTCGGTGGGCTACATGGCCCACGACCCCCGCCGGTCGCGGTTCTTCGCCTACCTCAACCTGTTCATCGCGGCGATGCTGATGCTGGTGCTCGCGGAGAACTACGTGGGCCTCTTCCTCGGCTGGGAGGGCGTCGGCCTGGCCTCCTACCTGCTGATCGGCTTCTGGCAGCACAAGCCGTCCGCGGCGGCCGCGGCGAAGAAGGCGTTCGTGATCAACCGGGTCGGCGACATGGGCCTGGGCCTGGCGATCTTCCTGATGTTCGTCACCTTCGGCACCACCAGCTTCAGCGGCGTCAGCGAGCTGGCCCCCGCGGCCAGCAGCACCACGCTGAACTGGATCGGCGTGCTGCTGCTCCTCGGTGCCTGCGGCAAGTCCGCCCAGGTGCCGCTGCAGGCCTGGCTGCTGGACGCGATGGAGGGCCCCACCCCGGTCTCGGCGCTGATCCACGCCGCCACGATGGTCACGGCCGGCGTCTACCTCGTCACCCGCTCGAGCTTCATCTTCGAGGCCGCCCCCACCGCACAGACCGCGGTGGTGGTCGTGGCCACGGTGACGCTGCTGTGGGGTGCGGTCATCGGTTGCGCCAAGGACGACATCAAGAAGGCGCTCGCCGGCTCCACGATGAGCCAGATCGGCTACATGATGCTCGGCGCCGGCCTCGGCGTCGCCGGCTATGCCTTCGCGATCTTCCACCTGATCACGCACGGCTTCTTCAAGGCCAACATGTTCCTCGGCGCCGGCTCGGTCATGCACGCGATGGACGACGACGTCGACATGCGGCACTACGGCGCGCTCAGCAAGGCGCTGCCGGTCACCTTCCTGACCTTTGCGATGGGCTACCTGGCGATCATCGGCTTCCCTGGCTTCTCCGGGTTCTGGTCCAAGGACAAGATCATCGAGGTCGCGCTCGTGGAGAACCCGGTCGTCGGTGTCTGCGCCCTGCTGGGCGCCGGCGTCACCGGCTTCTACATGACCCGGCTGATGCTGATGACCTGGTTCACCCGCAAGAGGTGGGCTCCCGAGGCCCACCCGCACGAGAGCCCCGCGACGATGACGATCCCGCTGGTGGTGCTCGCCGCGTTGTCCGTGCTCGGCGGCCTGCTGCTGGCCGGCAGCTGGATCGTCGACTGGCTCACCCCGGTCGTGGGCCACGCCGAGCACGAGGAGCCGCCGCTGCCGGTCATCGTGATCACCGCGATCACGGTGGCGGTGGTCGCCGCCGGCGTCGCGCTCGCCTGGTTCCTGGTCGGGCGCCGGGAGGTCCCGCGCACCGCCCCGAGCGACGTCTCCTTCGTCACCCGCGCCGCCCGCGCGGACCTGTACGGCGACGCCATCAACGACGCCGTGGTGGTCCGTCCGGGCGCCGCTCTGGTCCGGGCGTCGGTGTCGGCCGACCGCACCCTGGTCGACGGACTGTTCACCGGGAGCGCCACGGTGCTCACCGGCACCGGCGAGCTGTTGCGCCGGGCGCAGACGGGCTACGTCCGCTCCTACGCGCTGTCGATCCTGGCGGGTGCCGTGCTCCTCGTCCTGACCCTCGTGGCGGTGAACCTCTGA